Within the Thermanaeromonas toyohensis ToBE genome, the region GCGGTAACACCAGTGCAAGGCTTCCCGGGATGCCAGATAAGGTATTGATTAAAGCTAGCGGGCGTTCCTTTGGTGAGGTAGGAGAAAAGGACTTCCTAGTAGTAAATTTAGATGGAGAGGTACTGGAAGGGGAAGGAAAACCTTCTAAAGAGATAAGGTTTCATCTGGGAATTTACCGGGTGCGGCCAGAAGTTAATGCTGTAATCCATGGTCATTCCCCGTATGCTACAGCTTATGTCACGGCTTTCGGTGGGCTACCGGTAGTCACGGCGGCAGCTGAGATGGGTCTGCGGCGGGTGGCTGTGGTAGATTTTGCACCACCTGGTTCGGAAGAGTTGGCGCACCTTGTCATAGAAACCTTCCGGGATCCGGAAGTTAAGGCGGCAGTTCTGACCCGACATGGTTTTGTGACGGTGGGAGAGAATATCCGGAAGGCTTATTACCTGGCAGATGTGTTGGAAGACAATGCTAAGGTAGCCTGCCTTCTCCAGAGTTTGAAGGGCTTGGCGGCTGGGGACTTT harbors:
- a CDS encoding class II aldolase/adducin family protein, with translation MSWPAKLKELKDELIEVTRKLYDRGLSSGTSGNTSARLPGMPDKVLIKASGRSFGEVGEKDFLVVNLDGEVLEGEGKPSKEIRFHLGIYRVRPEVNAVIHGHSPYATAYVTAFGGLPVVTAAAEMGLRRVAVVDFAPPGSEELAHLVIETFRDPEVKAAVLTRHGFVTVGENIRKAYYLADVLEDNAKVACLLQSLKGLAAGDF